Proteins encoded in a region of the Perognathus longimembris pacificus isolate PPM17 chromosome 11, ASM2315922v1, whole genome shotgun sequence genome:
- the Vamp4 gene encoding vesicle-associated membrane protein 4 isoform X2, with the protein MPPKFKRHLNDDDVTGSVKSERRNLLEDDSDEEEDFFLRGPSGPRFGPRNDKIKHVQNQVDEVIDVMQENITKVIERGERLDELQDKSESLSDNATAFSNRSKQLRRQMWWRGCKIKAIMALVAVILLLVIITQIILHLKN; encoded by the exons ATGCCCCCCAAGTTCAAGCGCCACCTAAATGATGATGATGTTACCGGCTCTGTGAAAAGTGAAAGG AGAAATCTTTTGGAAGATGATTCAGATGAAGAAGAGGACTTTTTTCT AAGGGGACCATCTGGACCAAGATTTGGAcctagaaatgataaaattaagCA TGTGCAGAATCAGGTGGATGAAGTTATCGATGTCATGCAAGAAAATATTACAAAGGTAATTGAGAGAGGGGAGAGACTAGATGAACTGCAGGACAAATCAG AGAGCCTGTCAGACAATGCAACTGCTTTTAGCAACAGATCCAAGCAACTCCGAAGGCAAATGTGGTGGCGTGGCTGCAAG ATAAAAGCCATCATGGCTTTGGTTGCTGTTATCCTTTTGTTAGTGATCATCA CTCAGATCATCCTGCACTTGAAAAACTGA
- the Vamp4 gene encoding vesicle-associated membrane protein 4 isoform X1, with translation MPPKFKRHLNDDDVTGSVKSERRNLLEDDSDEEEDFFLRGPSGPRFGPRNDKIKHVQNQVDEVIDVMQENITKVIERGERLDELQDKSESLSDNATAFSNRSKQLRRQMWWRGCKIKAIMALVAVILLLVIIILIVVKYRT, from the exons ATGCCCCCCAAGTTCAAGCGCCACCTAAATGATGATGATGTTACCGGCTCTGTGAAAAGTGAAAGG AGAAATCTTTTGGAAGATGATTCAGATGAAGAAGAGGACTTTTTTCT AAGGGGACCATCTGGACCAAGATTTGGAcctagaaatgataaaattaagCA TGTGCAGAATCAGGTGGATGAAGTTATCGATGTCATGCAAGAAAATATTACAAAGGTAATTGAGAGAGGGGAGAGACTAGATGAACTGCAGGACAAATCAG AGAGCCTGTCAGACAATGCAACTGCTTTTAGCAACAGATCCAAGCAACTCCGAAGGCAAATGTGGTGGCGTGGCTGCAAG ATAAAAGCCATCATGGCTTTGGTTGCTGTTATCCTTTTGTTAGTGATCATCA TTCTTATAGTTGTGAAATACCGTACTTGA